From the genome of Candidatus Nitrosocosmicus oleophilus, one region includes:
- a CDS encoding 30S ribosomal protein S27ae: MSKEKKGGEGVSKFYQVTDSKVERMRRECPRCGRGVFMAAHKDRLTCGKCSYTEFQKEQTKKSKQ; encoded by the coding sequence ATGAGTAAAGAGAAAAAAGGAGGAGAAGGTGTGTCAAAATTTTATCAAGTTACTGACAGCAAAGTTGAGAGAATGAGAAGAGAGTGCCCCAGGTGTGGAAGAGGGGTTTTCATGGCTGCTCATAAAGATAGACTAACATGTGGAAAATGTAGCTATACTGAATTTCAAAAAGAACAAACTAAGAAATCGAAGCAATAA